The DNA region CCCCAAGGTGGACTGCCGGACCCTCGCGCCCGGAGGAGTGACCACTGGCCAGCGCGATCAGGGCACCGACAAACTGCACCAGCATATTTTTGAAGGGCAGGTGGCCCTGGTGCAGAGCCATGCGCTCAATCACATGGGCGATCCCTGTCTGCCGATGCCGGGGGGCGATCAGGGCAAACAGGAGGACCAGCACCAGCGATCCGGCAATGGGCAGTAACAGTCGCCAGTGATCGGCTAACCCTTCGAAATTCTCGTCGTTACCTTCCGGAAGGCCGGTTCCCAGCATCCAACCCAGCAGTTGGCGAAAGAGGATGATGACCGCGCCGGTGATGAGACCACTGAGGATACCGAGTAATGCCAGCTGGGGAACGGCTTCTGCGTTGGCCAGGCGGAGGCGAAACTGGTTCATGATCTGGGGGGGAGAGGGGCGACGCATTGGGGCCTTAAACGATGCAACTATTGCGCGTGGGCATGTTATTATGCGGGTTTGTTAGTAAAACATAAATCATTATGATTTCAGTGGTTAAAACAGCATGCTAGGGCAGGAGGCGGGTGGTGTGTCGATGATCAAAGTAGGCGTCGTGGGCGGTACCGGGTACACCGGTGTTGAGTTGTTGCGGTTGCTGGTGATGCATCCGCAGGTATCCCTCGAGGTGGTGACCTCTCGTGCAGAGCAGGGGATGCCGGTCTCTTCCCTGTACCCCAACCTGAGGGGCCACACCGACCTCTGTTTTGTGGAACCCAGCCTGGAGTCCCTCAGCCAGTGTGACCTGGTGTTCTTTGCCACCCCCAACGGCATTGCCATGCAGCAGGTGCCCGATCTGCTGGCCGCCGGCGTAAAGGTGATCGACCTCGCGGCTGACTTTCGCCTCAAGGACCCTGCCCAGTGGAAGCAGTGGTACGGCATGGAGCACGCCTGCCATGAGTTGTTGGCGGAGGCGGTCTATGGGCTGCCGGAGGTGAACCGCGAACAGATCGCCGCTGCGCGTCTGGTGGCCAACCCCGGTTGCTACCCCACCGCCGTACAGCTTGGGCTGCTGCCGTTGCTGGAAGCCGGGGTGGTTGATCCCCGGAGCCTGGTGGCTGACACCAAGTCC from Aestuariirhabdus litorea includes:
- the argC gene encoding N-acetyl-gamma-glutamyl-phosphate reductase, which gives rise to MIKVGVVGGTGYTGVELLRLLVMHPQVSLEVVTSRAEQGMPVSSLYPNLRGHTDLCFVEPSLESLSQCDLVFFATPNGIAMQQVPDLLAAGVKVIDLAADFRLKDPAQWKQWYGMEHACHELLAEAVYGLPEVNREQIAAARLVANPGCYPTAVQLGLLPLLEAGVVDPRSLVADTKSGVSGAGRQAKIDALLCEASESFKAYGVSGHRHLPEIEQGLTAISRARGHTTAPELTFVPHLTPMIRGIHATLYASLTQEVEDLQALFEQRYRDEQFVDVMPAGSLPETRSVRGANLCRIALYRPQGRNRVVVLSVIDNLVKGAAGQAVQNMNIMFGLNEKSGLDMVALMP